A portion of the Sulfuricurvum kujiense DSM 16994 genome contains these proteins:
- a CDS encoding UbiX family flavin prenyltransferase → MKIVVGISGASGAALGLKLVRALPADVQKHLIVSDHASIVLEKEENLTLHKNDEIWASVASGSYGADAMIITPCSMNTLAKIACGIADNLITRAAAVMIKERRTLVLAPREIPFSPIALENMHKLSMMGVIIAPPVLAYYGDQEDLESMENFMIGKWFDLLGIENNLYKRWSDQNA, encoded by the coding sequence ATGAAAATCGTCGTAGGGATCAGCGGTGCCAGCGGTGCGGCATTGGGTCTTAAACTCGTTCGCGCCCTCCCCGCCGATGTGCAAAAGCATCTGATCGTATCGGATCATGCCTCTATCGTATTGGAAAAAGAGGAAAATCTTACCCTGCACAAAAACGATGAAATCTGGGCATCGGTGGCATCAGGTTCCTACGGAGCAGATGCGATGATCATCACGCCGTGCAGTATGAATACCTTAGCCAAAATCGCCTGCGGTATTGCCGATAATCTCATTACGCGCGCGGCGGCGGTCATGATCAAAGAGCGCCGCACCTTGGTTCTTGCTCCTCGCGAAATCCCGTTTTCACCGATTGCGCTGGAAAATATGCATAAGCTCTCCATGATGGGAGTTATTATTGCCCCGCCCGTACTTGCCTACTACGGCGATCAAGAGGATTTGGAATCGATGGAAAACTTTATGATCGGCAAATGGTTCGATCTGCTCGGCATCGAGAATAATCTTTATAAACGATGGAGTGATCAAAATGCATAA
- the speA gene encoding biosynthetic arginine decarboxylase, whose translation MKTYGIDIWGENNFMIDQGKIKVNYKSSPSLLEITQQVRKTNLRGPLILRFPHLISKQIDALYSNFRRAIFENDYTGKFHAVFPLKVNQFPEAVDAIVELGEKYSYGLEAGSKAELALAMAKTAIGAPITVNGFKDEEMVTLGFMAAQMGHNITITIEGLGELEWIIDVAQSCGLKVPNIGIRVRLQSEGSGIWAKSSGMSAKFGLTSTELIEAMLMLQENNMLEHFSMIHFHIGSQMQDIAPLKRVLREAGNIYAELKKMGADNLKAINIGGGLAVEYSQHTSTRMRNYTLEEFSNSVVFLLREIMNAKGVAHPDIFTESGRFIVASHSVLIAPVLELFSHDYQAKSLKLKENNPPLIEELRELNSLLSPRTCIEYMHDALDHMESLLTLFNLGHIDLQDRSNAEILVHQIIKKSLYLSQDNPMPEIERLQVKLQERYLINTSIFQSIPDYWGLQQQFPIMPLDRLDIPAIRAASLWDITCDSDGEIRFKAETPLYLHDIDLDEEEYFLAFFNVGAYQETLGMNHNLFTHPSECTIIINDTGYEIENFTESDNVLNILEDIGYDASKLLTNLKNKLASSDFRTEEEKSDTLQKLEMYLYQNGYLRTTR comes from the coding sequence GTGAAAACCTACGGAATAGATATTTGGGGCGAAAACAACTTTATGATCGACCAAGGGAAGATCAAAGTCAACTATAAAAGTTCCCCTTCCTTGCTCGAAATCACCCAACAGGTTCGTAAAACCAATCTGCGCGGCCCGCTGATTTTACGGTTTCCCCATCTGATCAGCAAACAGATCGACGCTCTGTATTCAAACTTCCGCCGCGCTATTTTCGAAAACGATTATACGGGAAAATTTCATGCCGTTTTCCCTCTAAAAGTAAATCAGTTTCCCGAAGCGGTCGATGCGATCGTCGAACTCGGCGAAAAATACAGCTATGGTCTGGAAGCGGGTTCAAAAGCCGAACTCGCCCTGGCTATGGCCAAAACCGCAATCGGAGCCCCTATCACCGTTAACGGATTCAAAGACGAAGAGATGGTCACGCTGGGCTTTATGGCGGCTCAAATGGGACACAACATCACGATTACTATCGAGGGACTCGGCGAGCTTGAGTGGATCATCGACGTCGCCCAATCGTGCGGGCTGAAAGTTCCCAATATCGGAATCCGTGTCCGTTTGCAGTCTGAGGGAAGCGGTATCTGGGCAAAAAGCAGCGGTATGAGCGCTAAATTCGGTCTCACCTCCACCGAGCTTATTGAAGCGATGCTGATGCTCCAAGAGAACAATATGTTGGAACACTTCAGCATGATTCACTTCCATATCGGAAGCCAAATGCAGGATATCGCACCGCTGAAGAGGGTATTGCGCGAAGCAGGAAATATCTATGCCGAACTCAAAAAAATGGGTGCCGACAACCTAAAAGCGATCAACATCGGGGGAGGTTTGGCGGTTGAGTATTCCCAACACACCTCGACGCGTATGCGTAACTATACCCTCGAAGAATTTTCAAACAGCGTCGTCTTTTTGCTGCGTGAAATTATGAATGCCAAAGGGGTAGCCCATCCCGATATTTTTACCGAATCGGGACGTTTTATCGTCGCGTCCCACTCCGTATTGATCGCTCCGGTATTGGAACTCTTTTCACACGACTATCAGGCCAAATCGCTCAAACTCAAAGAGAACAATCCTCCGTTGATCGAAGAGCTGCGGGAACTTAATTCGCTCCTCTCTCCGCGTACCTGCATCGAATATATGCATGATGCCCTGGATCATATGGAGTCATTATTGACCTTGTTCAATCTCGGCCACATCGATCTGCAAGACCGTTCAAACGCCGAGATTCTGGTTCATCAGATCATCAAAAAATCGCTCTATCTCTCTCAGGACAACCCGATGCCAGAGATCGAGCGGCTTCAGGTGAAATTGCAGGAGCGCTACCTGATCAATACCTCCATTTTCCAAAGTATCCCCGACTATTGGGGATTGCAGCAGCAGTTTCCGATCATGCCGCTGGATCGTCTCGACATTCCCGCCATACGCGCGGCCAGTTTATGGGACATCACGTGTGACAGTGACGGAGAGATCCGGTTTAAAGCCGAAACACCTCTGTACCTGCACGATATCGATCTGGACGAAGAGGAGTATTTCCTCGCATTTTTCAACGTCGGGGCGTATCAAGAGACGCTGGGTATGAACCATAATCTCTTTACCCATCCGAGCGAATGTACCATCATTATCAACGATACCGGATACGAAATCGAAAACTTCACCGAATCGGACAATGTACTCAATATCTTAGAAGATATCGGTTATGACGCTTCCAAACTTCTCACGAACCTTAAAAATAAACTCGCGAGCAGTGATTTTAGGACAGAAGAAGAAAAAAGTGATACACTTCAAAAACTTGAAATGTACCTCTACCAAAACGGATATCTCCGTACCACTCGATAA
- a CDS encoding TolC family protein, whose protein sequence is MRRLLFLIFPTFLGAQSYPDVIIALENSPTLQSARQLETAALESYRAAEGKNLPTLDASFSDITFQKTPTVTFSSMQLPMGTKKHIEGSLTLSYPLFSGFAISSSIEKAKLSHEKAALEVADLKRNLFINATKLYTAIAAADEIISAQHEAKKAIGESYAKAKGLYDNGLLAPAELYAIEAKIFEIDAQIVESQNRKSQALNQLSYLTGDTIDSAQFPANVLPLMEKDEMIAVALTHREDLLALAKGMDIAQNDIVLAQSRYYPNVALIGSLKGQGDTIALSGDGYSNANKSYAGVSASWNLFSGFSDFHTAEAAKAAKLASAITLEDYKHRITTEIKNTYLDIQAVQSRLESARMQVKASDEYAKLTRGRFDNQLVGADELSRSIADLASAKAKMANLKSELFNQSALLWLEGGLSAYEEKIMGAIRK, encoded by the coding sequence GTGAGACGGTTGCTGTTTTTAATTTTTCCGACTTTTTTAGGGGCGCAAAGCTATCCCGACGTCATCATCGCCTTGGAAAACTCCCCGACGCTTCAAAGCGCACGGCAGCTCGAAACGGCGGCATTAGAGAGTTATCGTGCGGCAGAGGGAAAAAATTTACCGACATTGGATGCCAGTTTCAGCGATATTACGTTTCAAAAAACCCCTACCGTCACTTTTTCCTCCATGCAGCTTCCGATGGGGACCAAAAAACATATCGAGGGCTCATTAACCCTCTCTTACCCTCTCTTTAGCGGTTTTGCCATCTCCTCTTCTATCGAAAAAGCAAAGCTGTCCCATGAAAAAGCGGCATTGGAAGTTGCCGATCTAAAACGAAACCTTTTCATAAACGCGACAAAACTCTACACTGCTATTGCGGCTGCCGACGAGATTATTTCGGCACAGCACGAGGCCAAAAAAGCGATCGGCGAATCGTATGCCAAAGCCAAAGGACTTTATGACAACGGTTTGCTGGCTCCGGCCGAACTCTATGCTATCGAAGCCAAAATTTTTGAGATCGATGCACAGATAGTTGAGAGCCAAAACCGCAAATCTCAAGCCCTCAATCAGCTCTCCTATCTCACCGGAGATACGATTGATTCGGCTCAGTTCCCTGCAAACGTATTGCCGCTGATGGAAAAAGACGAAATGATTGCTGTTGCCCTGACACATCGTGAAGATCTCCTTGCACTTGCCAAAGGAATGGATATCGCCCAAAATGACATAGTACTCGCCCAAAGCCGCTATTACCCTAACGTCGCACTTATCGGCAGTCTCAAAGGCCAGGGGGATACCATAGCACTCAGCGGAGACGGATACAGCAACGCCAATAAAAGCTATGCAGGGGTATCAGCATCATGGAATCTTTTCAGCGGCTTCAGCGACTTTCATACCGCTGAAGCGGCAAAAGCCGCAAAACTTGCATCCGCCATTACACTGGAAGATTATAAACATCGCATCACGACCGAAATAAAGAATACCTATCTGGATATCCAAGCCGTTCAAAGCAGACTGGAAAGCGCTCGTATGCAGGTCAAAGCTTCCGACGAATACGCCAAACTTACACGGGGACGCTTTGACAATCAGCTCGTCGGAGCCGACGAACTCAGCCGATCGATTGCCGATCTCGCGTCCGCCAAAGCCAAAATGGCCAATCTTAAGAGTGAACTCTTTAACCAAAGCGCTCTTCTTTGGCTTGAGGGAGGGCTAAGTGCCTATGAAGAAAAAATTATGGGTGCCATCCGCAAATAA
- a CDS encoding EAL domain-containing protein, protein MVLNKKDLTGYMDGDDRKRIRNEQVAIAYKQAFASIFPLFFGAFIVLLLFYKTNLTDFVFLWFSVVIVTLIWRIWLLTDYRRNFHRLDHSIWERRFKYVMYSSALIWGSAAFFIFQTPDYLHHFFIIFLLTGIASVASGTLASLLGVTIVFLSFLLTPIFIVMFFHGEFEVQMMGMLVLAFYMLLVSAAKRINSNIMNALTSKILHQKAANALALSEERFETIFKEAPIGIFYYDTDLIVMETNNEMLQALQIPRETMIGLDLKALSDTRLSDALNVSVHGQKGFYEGPYTSTFVELKMWVSLRTSPIYDSERRIIGGVGIVSDITERMNAEEKIKHQAYFDALTNIPNRALLKDRVDQSLAHYRRYGSLIAIMFLDLDHFKSINDSLGHYIGDLLLIETANRLKHICREGDTVARLGGDEFIILLNELGNDPMVAATRAETVAEKIHEVFSAPFDIGLAEPISTSSSIGIVLVSSKDQTSDDLLKFADTAMYQAKKEGRNTTRFYQEEMDQWIKKRLFLENALRSAVKNNELELYYQPVIEMKTKLIIGAEALLRWNHPELGLIMPDEMIEIAEESGLIVGIGEWVLREACTQFVRWRAENLRQSHIDRIAVNVSAVQFRQSDFVDKVIRTVAETGLVPSMLELELTESTVIDNIDIVIDKMNRLRHAGIGISMDDFGTGYSSLGYLKKLPFTTLKIDRSFVRDIVSDTDDAALVETILSMASIFKFDVIAEGVETIEQFKFLESHGCQYFQGYLCSKPVQVKHFEELLVHEIQSCAAQ, encoded by the coding sequence ATGGTTCTAAACAAAAAAGATTTAACTGGATATATGGACGGCGATGACAGAAAGCGGATCCGTAATGAACAGGTAGCCATTGCTTACAAGCAGGCGTTTGCCTCAATTTTTCCCCTTTTTTTCGGTGCTTTCATTGTTCTGCTCTTATTTTATAAAACCAATCTAACCGATTTCGTTTTCCTTTGGTTTAGCGTCGTCATTGTGACATTGATATGGAGAATTTGGTTACTAACCGATTATCGTCGCAATTTCCATCGTTTGGATCATTCGATATGGGAAAGACGTTTTAAATATGTGATGTATTCTTCTGCATTGATATGGGGAAGTGCGGCATTTTTTATTTTTCAAACCCCTGATTATCTTCACCATTTTTTCATTATCTTTTTATTGACGGGTATCGCATCGGTGGCATCGGGTACCTTGGCCTCTTTGCTGGGAGTGACGATCGTCTTTTTATCTTTTCTTTTGACTCCGATTTTTATCGTAATGTTTTTTCACGGCGAATTTGAAGTTCAGATGATGGGAATGCTCGTACTGGCGTTTTATATGCTGTTAGTCAGTGCGGCGAAACGGATAAATTCCAACATCATGAATGCGTTGACATCAAAGATATTGCACCAAAAAGCGGCGAATGCATTGGCGCTTTCGGAAGAGCGATTTGAAACGATTTTTAAAGAGGCGCCGATCGGGATTTTTTATTACGACACAGATTTGATCGTGATGGAAACCAATAACGAGATGCTGCAGGCTCTTCAGATTCCCAGAGAGACGATGATAGGATTGGATCTAAAAGCCCTTTCGGATACCCGTTTATCCGATGCGTTGAACGTGTCGGTGCACGGACAGAAAGGATTTTACGAAGGCCCGTATACATCGACGTTTGTCGAACTCAAGATGTGGGTAAGTCTCCGTACATCCCCAATCTATGATTCTGAGCGCCGCATTATCGGAGGAGTCGGGATCGTATCGGATATTACCGAGCGGATGAACGCGGAAGAGAAAATCAAACACCAGGCCTATTTCGATGCATTGACCAATATTCCGAATCGGGCATTGCTGAAAGATCGGGTCGATCAGTCGCTTGCCCATTATCGACGATACGGAAGTTTGATTGCCATAATGTTTTTGGACTTGGACCATTTTAAAAGTATCAATGATTCACTGGGGCATTATATCGGTGATTTACTACTGATTGAAACGGCTAATCGACTAAAACACATCTGTCGCGAAGGAGATACGGTAGCCCGGTTGGGGGGAGATGAATTTATCATCTTGCTTAATGAACTGGGGAATGATCCGATGGTTGCGGCTACTCGGGCTGAAACGGTAGCGGAAAAAATACATGAAGTGTTTTCCGCTCCGTTTGATATCGGTTTGGCGGAACCCATTTCTACCAGTTCGAGTATCGGGATTGTCCTAGTCAGTTCGAAAGACCAAACGTCTGATGATTTACTCAAATTTGCCGATACTGCAATGTATCAGGCAAAAAAAGAGGGGAGAAATACGACACGGTTCTATCAAGAAGAGATGGATCAATGGATCAAAAAACGGCTCTTTTTGGAAAATGCATTGCGTAGTGCTGTTAAGAATAATGAACTCGAACTCTATTATCAGCCGGTTATCGAAATGAAAACAAAACTGATTATCGGTGCCGAAGCATTGCTACGATGGAATCATCCGGAACTGGGGCTTATCATGCCGGATGAGATGATTGAAATCGCAGAAGAGAGCGGATTGATCGTCGGAATCGGCGAATGGGTGCTCCGCGAAGCGTGTACCCAATTTGTACGCTGGCGTGCTGAAAATCTGAGACAATCGCATATCGACCGTATCGCCGTCAATGTGAGTGCTGTACAGTTTCGCCAGAGCGATTTCGTGGATAAAGTTATTCGAACCGTCGCGGAAACAGGGCTTGTCCCCTCTATGCTTGAATTGGAACTGACCGAATCGACGGTTATCGATAATATTGATATCGTTATTGACAAAATGAACCGCTTGCGGCATGCGGGAATCGGCATTTCGATGGATGATTTCGGTACCGGGTATTCGTCACTGGGGTATCTTAAAAAGCTGCCGTTTACGACACTGAAAATCGATCGCAGTTTTGTCCGAGATATCGTATCGGATACGGATGATGCCGCGCTGGTAGAGACGATACTCTCTATGGCTTCGATATTCAAATTTGATGTTATTGCGGAAGGGGTGGAGACGATCGAGCAGTTTAAATTCTTAGAGAGTCACGGATGCCAATATTTTCAGGGGTATTTGTGCAGCAAACCGGTTCAGGTAAAGCACTTTGAAGAACTGCTGGTTCATGAAATACAAAGCTGTGCCGCACAGTAA
- the coaD gene encoding pantetheine-phosphate adenylyltransferase, with protein MHKIALYPGTFDPITNGHFDIIERGIRLFDEVIIAVADSQEKKPMFTLQERVDMVKLAVRDLERVTVVGFDNLTVELANTLGATVLIRGLRAVSDFEFELQLGYLNNSLDPNIETVYLMPKLKHAFISSSIVRNLLKFNGKTEHLLPSPVQDVIGSMKSCTLR; from the coding sequence ATGCATAAGATCGCCCTTTATCCCGGAACTTTCGATCCCATTACCAACGGCCATTTCGATATTATCGAGCGGGGAATACGTCTCTTTGATGAAGTCATCATCGCCGTCGCCGATTCACAGGAAAAAAAACCGATGTTCACGTTGCAAGAACGGGTGGACATGGTTAAGCTGGCCGTTAGAGATTTAGAGCGGGTAACGGTTGTCGGATTTGACAATCTCACGGTAGAACTTGCCAATACGCTCGGAGCTACCGTATTGATACGGGGGCTTCGCGCCGTCAGCGATTTCGAATTTGAACTGCAGTTGGGATATCTGAATAACTCGCTTGATCCGAATATTGAAACGGTTTATTTGATGCCGAAACTCAAACACGCATTTATCAGTTCCTCCATCGTCCGGAATCTGCTGAAATTTAACGGTAAAACGGAGCATCTTCTCCCCTCGCCGGTTCAAGATGTCATCGGGAGCATGAAATCATGTACATTGCGATAG
- the hisS gene encoding histidine--tRNA ligase → MIQSLRGMNDILSEDYERFEYFLSQASTIAKRYGFHYIETPLLEETSLFKRSVGESSDIVGKEMYQFTDKGDNDVCLRPEGTAGVVRAFVQHKLDKKGGIHRFYYHGPMFRYERPQKGRLREFHQFGVESFGVDSVYEDALMIMMIADILKALGIGYRLKLNSLGDQHCMPAYRQKLVSFIESCGDAICADCQRRKSTNPIRVLDCKNEHCQNLYVNAPKLIDNLCEGCQSDFDTLKTILEQHNIGYEIDTNLVRGLDYYSKTAFEFVSDNIGSQSAIAGGGRYDRLIEFLDGKPTPAVGFALGIERLMELIVMPESVREGYYLGAMDALALSPVLLAAEKIRRSDKAVVEYEPRSLKAHLKGADRINARYCAVIGENELAQNSIWVKDLVEKTESLIPLNDFFV, encoded by the coding sequence ATGATCCAATCTTTGCGCGGAATGAACGATATCCTCTCTGAGGACTATGAACGTTTTGAATACTTTTTGAGCCAAGCTTCGACAATCGCCAAGCGATACGGATTCCATTACATCGAAACTCCGCTGCTTGAAGAGACGTCCTTGTTCAAACGCTCCGTCGGAGAATCCAGCGATATCGTAGGCAAAGAGATGTATCAATTTACCGACAAAGGTGATAACGACGTATGTCTGCGTCCTGAGGGAACTGCCGGAGTCGTGCGTGCATTTGTTCAGCACAAGCTCGATAAAAAAGGGGGAATCCACCGCTTTTATTACCACGGACCGATGTTTCGCTATGAACGTCCTCAAAAAGGGCGTTTAAGAGAGTTTCATCAGTTCGGAGTGGAGAGTTTCGGTGTCGATTCGGTTTATGAAGATGCGTTGATGATTATGATGATTGCCGATATTCTCAAAGCTCTGGGTATCGGATATCGCCTCAAACTCAATTCTCTCGGAGATCAGCACTGTATGCCCGCATACCGCCAAAAGCTTGTCAGCTTTATCGAAAGCTGCGGCGACGCGATCTGCGCTGACTGCCAACGCCGAAAATCGACGAATCCTATCCGCGTTTTGGATTGCAAGAACGAGCATTGCCAAAATCTCTATGTGAATGCACCGAAGTTGATCGACAACCTCTGTGAGGGATGCCAAAGCGATTTTGACACCCTTAAAACGATTCTTGAACAGCACAACATCGGCTATGAAATCGATACCAATCTCGTCCGCGGCCTGGATTACTACTCCAAAACGGCATTTGAGTTCGTCAGCGACAATATCGGGTCCCAAAGCGCCATCGCCGGAGGCGGACGTTATGACCGCCTTATCGAGTTTCTGGACGGAAAACCTACCCCTGCGGTCGGATTTGCGCTGGGGATTGAGAGGCTGATGGAACTTATCGTGATGCCTGAAAGTGTGCGCGAAGGGTATTATCTGGGTGCAATGGATGCTCTAGCACTTTCTCCCGTTCTTTTGGCGGCTGAAAAAATCCGACGCAGCGACAAAGCGGTGGTCGAATACGAACCTAGATCGCTGAAAGCGCACCTCAAAGGAGCTGACCGTATCAATGCACGCTACTGCGCCGTGATCGGGGAAAATGAACTGGCTCAAAACAGTATCTGGGTAAAAGATCTGGTGGAAAAAACCGAATCGCTTATCCCGCTAAACGATTTTTTTGTATAA
- the tmk gene encoding dTMP kinase, with product MYIAIEGIDTAGKSTQIEALRSLFPDALITKEPGGTTVGTEIRNMVLHGNLKSKTAELLLFLADRAEHTESVILPNMNKLIISDRSAVSGMAYASVQNLCDEPVLVMLNRLATGGTLPDTVFILKLTSEELSYRLSQKEHDVIESRGTEYLLGIQDALIASAYALGIQTVVIDATQSIDTITKEITTFIKGAL from the coding sequence ATGTACATTGCGATAGAGGGGATCGATACGGCGGGGAAAAGCACCCAAATCGAAGCGCTTCGTTCCCTTTTTCCCGATGCACTGATCACCAAAGAGCCGGGGGGAACCACCGTCGGAACCGAGATACGCAACATGGTTTTGCACGGAAATCTGAAAAGCAAAACGGCTGAGCTGCTCCTTTTCCTTGCCGATCGCGCCGAACATACGGAAAGTGTCATATTACCCAATATGAATAAGTTGATTATCAGCGACCGATCAGCCGTTTCGGGGATGGCGTACGCGAGTGTCCAAAATCTGTGCGATGAACCCGTGCTAGTGATGCTCAACCGTCTTGCAACCGGCGGAACGTTGCCCGATACGGTTTTTATACTCAAGCTCACCTCAGAAGAGTTGAGTTACCGCTTGAGCCAAAAGGAACACGACGTGATTGAATCGCGAGGAACCGAGTATCTCCTCGGTATCCAAGACGCCCTTATCGCGTCCGCGTATGCGCTGGGGATACAAACCGTTGTAATCGATGCGACACAATCTATCGATACTATTACAAAAGAAATTACCACCTTTATCAAAGGAGCCTTATGA
- the flgA gene encoding flagellar basal body P-ring formation chaperone FlgA gives MTKLLFLLFVLLNLDAYELSRNYEYENNIIYSDDLFPTIEKKFEILKIPSDQDHYRLDAQVIAKTFELNGISIDSTKTRYVNFTKRSPVDFSLLKQQLASMFTERYPTIRIDDITISSRGYLPALPKNVRGVFDERFYQNGSGTFYYFDEQGIRHYLDYSVRATISVLHSNQKVSRKERLSGFNTLLKPIPFVSFKDIPLTSIPNQPARFRSNLKGGQLLTVRNIETIPLVLKNEKVIVEVQDKGVIVEFGARATQEGALYDIITIQKNDGKRAKAKVIGENRVELL, from the coding sequence ATGACTAAACTCTTATTCTTACTCTTTGTTTTATTGAATCTAGATGCATATGAATTATCCAGAAACTATGAGTATGAAAATAATATTATCTATTCCGACGATTTATTCCCAACGATTGAAAAAAAGTTTGAAATCCTGAAAATTCCTTCCGATCAGGACCACTATCGTCTTGATGCACAGGTTATTGCCAAAACATTCGAACTTAACGGCATTTCCATCGATAGTACGAAAACCCGTTACGTCAATTTCACCAAACGCAGTCCGGTCGATTTCTCCCTGCTAAAACAGCAGCTTGCATCGATGTTCACGGAGCGTTATCCGACCATCCGCATTGATGATATTACGATAAGTTCACGAGGCTATCTGCCCGCTTTGCCGAAAAATGTCCGTGGCGTTTTTGATGAGCGGTTTTATCAAAACGGCAGCGGAACGTTTTATTATTTTGACGAACAGGGTATCCGCCATTATCTCGATTATTCGGTTCGGGCTACCATAAGCGTCCTGCATTCAAACCAGAAAGTATCCCGAAAAGAGCGCTTGAGCGGATTCAATACCCTTCTTAAGCCGATCCCTTTCGTTTCGTTCAAAGATATTCCGCTGACATCTATTCCGAATCAGCCCGCACGGTTCCGCTCAAATTTAAAAGGGGGACAGCTTTTAACAGTCCGAAATATCGAAACGATCCCCCTTGTTTTGAAAAATGAAAAAGTAATCGTAGAAGTTCAAGACAAAGGGGTAATTGTCGAATTTGGAGCACGTGCGACGCAAGAGGGGGCACTCTATGATATTATTACAATCCAAAAAAATGACGGCAAACGGGCCAAAGCTAAAGTTATCGGAGAAAATCGGGTGGAATTACTATGA
- a CDS encoding SulP family inorganic anion transporter — MLRSIHDSLEPKLVTLFRRQGYSRSDFIADAVAGLAVAIVALPLAMAIAIASNLPPERGLFTAIVAGFLISAHGGSRYQIGGPTAAFIVTVAMVAMKHGYEGLVLATIMAGAILIIMAFLRAGELIKFIPYPVIVGFTSGIALLIAFSQIRDFFGLKITTVPPDFIDKLSIYVAHLHETNFTAVLLALISIGVIYIAKHRFPRIPGPIIVVTLSAFAVWGFNLPVETIESRFGSIPSMLPSPVWPEITFERLRFLLPDAITIATLAAIESLLSAVVADGMTGTRHKSNAELLGQGVANIASGIFGGLPATGAIARTATNIKAGARTPVAGMMHAIWLFLFMLLLAPLIIKVPLAALAAILMVVAWNMSEIKHIKEIMHSPRTDRIVLIVTFLLTVLVDLNFAIQAGIALASILFIDQMMKATQIRPITSEENDPDSTSNKTIPHGVEVYEIQGPLFFGVAEKLVDTLMLFEKPPQVFILRMRYVPLIDAAGLHSLEILHERLSHYNTRLILSGVNAQVYQFIRSSRIDEKIGRENIVDHIDKAIFRAGEIMGKKI, encoded by the coding sequence ATGTTGCGCTCTATACATGACTCTCTGGAGCCGAAACTTGTCACCCTATTCCGACGTCAGGGATACAGCCGCTCTGACTTTATAGCCGATGCCGTAGCCGGATTGGCGGTTGCCATCGTCGCATTGCCCTTGGCGATGGCGATTGCTATCGCTTCCAATCTCCCGCCTGAGAGAGGACTTTTTACCGCTATTGTTGCCGGTTTCCTGATTTCGGCACACGGGGGGAGCCGCTACCAAATCGGCGGGCCGACAGCCGCATTTATCGTCACCGTCGCTATGGTGGCGATGAAACACGGTTATGAGGGGCTGGTACTGGCTACCATCATGGCGGGAGCCATTTTAATCATTATGGCATTTCTCCGGGCGGGAGAATTGATCAAATTCATCCCCTACCCCGTCATCGTCGGATTTACCTCCGGTATCGCCCTTTTGATCGCTTTTTCGCAGATACGGGACTTTTTCGGCCTGAAAATCACCACCGTCCCCCCCGATTTTATTGACAAACTGAGCATCTATGTCGCCCATTTGCATGAAACAAATTTTACAGCGGTACTTCTAGCCCTGATCTCCATCGGCGTAATCTACATTGCAAAGCACCGTTTTCCGCGTATTCCCGGACCGATAATCGTCGTTACCCTCAGCGCATTTGCCGTATGGGGATTTAATCTTCCCGTCGAGACGATAGAGAGCCGGTTCGGTTCAATCCCATCGATGCTCCCCTCTCCGGTATGGCCTGAAATCACATTTGAGCGTCTACGATTTTTGCTCCCTGATGCCATTACTATCGCGACGCTTGCCGCCATCGAATCGCTCCTCTCTGCCGTTGTCGCCGACGGTATGACCGGAACCCGCCATAAATCCAACGCCGAGCTTTTGGGCCAAGGGGTTGCAAACATCGCTTCGGGCATTTTCGGCGGCCTCCCGGCAACCGGTGCTATCGCCAGAACGGCAACCAATATCAAAGCCGGGGCCAGAACTCCGGTGGCAGGAATGATGCATGCCATCTGGCTTTTTCTCTTCATGCTTCTGCTCGCACCCCTCATTATAAAAGTCCCGTTGGCGGCTTTGGCGGCCATACTCATGGTTGTGGCATGGAATATGTCGGAGATCAAACATATCAAAGAGATCATGCACTCACCCAGAACCGACCGGATCGTTCTGATCGTGACGTTTTTGCTGACCGTTTTGGTTGATCTAAACTTCGCGATTCAAGCCGGTATCGCCCTAGCCTCGATCCTCTTTATCGATCAGATGATGAAAGCGACCCAAATCCGTCCTATTACGTCAGAAGAAAACGATCCCGATTCGACCTCCAATAAAACCATCCCTCACGGGGTAGAAGTGTATGAGATACAAGGACCGCTCTTTTTCGGTGTAGCCGAAAAACTCGTCGATACCCTCATGCTCTTTGAGAAGCCTCCTCAGGTATTTATTTTACGTATGCGTTACGTTCCGCTTATCGATGCGGCGGGACTGCATTCGCTTGAAATACTTCACGAAAGGCTCTCTCACTACAACACCCGTCTGATTCTTTCAGGAGTTAACGCACAAGTGTATCAATTCATCCGATCATCACGCATCGACGAAAAAATCGGCCGCGAAAACATTGTCGATCACATCGATAAAGCCATCTTCAGAGCCGGTGAAATCATGGGGAAAAAAATCTAA